In Magnolia sinica isolate HGM2019 chromosome 16, MsV1, whole genome shotgun sequence, the genomic window aacttttatggcccccaaaatgtttttaatggtcgaagcttatttaacactgtttcctgcaatgtggtccccttgagattggaatataactagtttttggtctcatactttaaaatgatctgtaaaaatagatgtacggaatggatgaaacacatacatcatactggggtccacatagcaccgaccaccagccattggctggtgtcagggggagtagccaatccgtttcctgctaAAGGACGTTACCACGTTTTGTGGGACCCAaaatgatgaatgtgttgtatccacgcgatccatccatttggagagatactTATATGACATGGGATAAGAATGAGTCGGATCTAAATCTGGAGTAGACCTAcgccccaccgttgaaaccttcaccAAGGTctactatgatatttatttgtgatccaacgtgttcataagttaagacagacatgagagaagggaaagcacaaatttcagattgatcgaaaacttttttggcccttagaaatttttaatggtgggtgtcactctctccactattttctgtggtggggtccaaaaTAGCTtaggatctgactcattctttgggtaataccctaaattgatatctccaaatggatgaacggtgtggatacaacacatacatcatgttgggtcctagagaacttgctgacgtcacttcagtagcgagtctcgctgctcaaacTGTCAGCGCCTAATCTGCGTCCTGATTCGTGAGGACTATCCCCGTCCTGActcgtgagaactggtgcgcagctggGCATTATGCAACGGGAGGTATGCTCACCTTTGTGCCTGCGCACGTGTGCACATTTTCACACATGTCACAAGCctaaaatccgaacggtccatgtgatgttgcACTCCATGAAATTTCCatggaccaattttcaccctgatccaaaactttagtgggccatagaaaagagaaatgcaaattaaaaATATTACTTTATTTTCCACGGTccaccaaagttttaaatcagggtaAATGTTGGACCATGGGTGTTTCATGCGGTTCTACGTCACGTGGATCGTTCAgaattttggactcacatcacatGTGATGAGTAATCAAACATGTGTCTACGTAATCATCTGCATGTCATCTTTGGAGCTGATTAAGTGCGGCGGACcttacccaagacggtgcaggGGTGCAGtccttaccgtagggcccaccttgatgtatgtattctttatccacgccgtccatcaaattTGCTAAATCATTTAAGtgaatgagctcaaaaatgaagtagaacgAACGTTGTATAAGAAACAGTGATTGATTAACTATttattggccacaaaagttttggaccaggctgatatttgttttatcctttcatccaggtttatgtggccttgtcaatgggttggatggcaaataaacatcgcagAAACCTTAAGTTTGTCTGAGGGCGGCTACGAAGCTTTTAATGATGAGGCGTTCACTCGCTATTTTTTTCatctagtatggtccacctaagatttggatcttcttcgttTCTAAGGCCATACCCtacaatgatatgaaaaaacaaatGAATAGAATAGACATGaattacatatatcaaggtaggccatacGGTACGGGAGGCAAACAAATGAATAACATGGATATGTATTACATGTATTGACGTAGGCCACACGGTAAGGGACGCACACTAGTCTTAACTATGGTAGAGTCCTGAAGTTGGCagtgaaaattaattaaaataactcTCAATGATAATGATAAAGTAACGGTGGCATTGACATCACAATTTTAATTTATATACTTTTTTGTTCCCTAGATATTTTTTTTGGCTTTTCAAAGGACAAAAATGTCCTTTCATCCATTGTTCCTTTGCACCACTTAAGAATgggatgtgggcccactaaattaATGATTGGGGCCACCCTTGGGCCAATCAGATTCGTTTTCTTTTATCGGATGACCATGAATTCACAATTtggtcattttaaaaaataaattggaCATGTTTGTAGCCCATAAGTATATGAATGATGTGAGTTAATTTCAAAttatttcctctagtgtggtccatccACAATGAGTTTTGCCCTCAAATTTGAGCAGGTAATATGAAATGAAAATCCCTTTCATGTGGACAGCTTAGATATGCTAAAAGAATATCTAGTAAGCCCTACACAAGATTTGGGATGAGTTCAATAGGTAAGTCCCTTATGTGAGAAGACCATTtggcattttctttctttcttctttatttttttcacgACAAGGGGACCATGTAGCCGCAAGGACCATTGCCACCTATGTGGGATCCACTTTAGCAAGCTTTCGACATCATTCCCTCCAATTTACTGagcttttaagttttttttttttacgccaCACTCTTCGACGTATAAGTCATGTCGGCCAAATGtaagtttagattaggataaTAATGGCTTTTGTATGTTTTTTTTATCGTTATCAATGATGGGGGTTTGTGAAAGGGAGGATGATATAGTGGTtcattttataattattatttttatttatctttttataaGTATGAATAGTGAGAGTTTGTGAAAGTGAtagattttttaacaaaaaaatgttgcaattgataaatgtgatgaatgttgaaaTTGATAAATGTTGCCCAAAAGTGAGCCCAAAGTTATTGTGGATCACCTATACTCACCGTGAATTGCCGATACTCAATATGAATCGATAGTCCCACGAAAGCGGTTATAACTCCTTCATTACATGTCCGATTTGAGTGATCTTATACTCATTTAAaatgtaatttgatgaaatttcaaatagatTTAGAATCACCTCATTTAGACATAATTTGATTGCCCGAAAATGTGCCCAATTTTATTATGGATCGTCGATACTCACTATGGATCGCCGATACTCACCATGGATCGTAGGTCCAACGAAAACAATCATAACTCCCCCGTTACATGTGTAATTTTCATGATCTtatactcgttggaaagataatttgatgagctTTAAAATGGCTTTAGAATCACCTAATTTGAACACTATTTGATTATGTAAAAGTAAGCCCAAAGTTAATATGGATCACCGATACTTACTATGAATTGCAAATCCCACAAAAGTGGTCATAACTCACTCATTACATGTCCAATTTGAGAGATCTTATACTTGTTGATAaggtaatttgataaaattttaaatggaTTTAGAATCACCTCATTTGGGAACCATTTAATTGTTTAAAATTGAGCCCAAAGTTTTTATGGATCGCCAATACTCACTGTGAATCGCTGGTACTCACTATGGATCGTCGGTCCAATAAAAATGATCATAGCTCCCTCATTACATATATGATTTGGGTATTATATTTGTATTGCGGAATTGTTGGATCGTTTATGCATCAAATAATGGAGATTCAAAACCATAAACTGAAAGCGTACCTGATTAGGAAGATATTCTGCCGACAGGAATCTTGatcttccgcaccttacaccTTTAGGAGAACCTTCAATGGGACTAGGGTTTCTCTCATATGTTGGTGAGGGGACCAAGATGTCTATTTATAGGAAAGATGActagaagcttacccatcacacttctccctcTAGGGTCTCCACACCGTAGGTTTCCATATCTGACTTAATAACCGAGTATAGGGACATCGGTTCAAGCGTCTCGCCCCAAACCTATTTATAATGATCACAACTGTAGTAGGGCTTACTGAATCACTCAATCTGAATAATATAACGGTCAGATCTGATGATCATATGTCGCCCACCTAATAGgagtcttacattctcccacttgggctgcACTGATctctaaaagaaaacaaaacattttattttgattgtgaaaataaattttaaaaaatgcattTGCTTTTGAAAAGTTCTTAATGGGCGCCCTACTGAATTTCAAAACAATACCGTTGGATAATTATGAGCAACGCTTGTCAGATCCGGTCCATCAAGACTACAGATATTGAATCGTGGTAGTCAACACAACATTTATATATTTCGAAGTGCGACGAATCACGGTCACGAATACCAATAGCCGCAACGACATGGATCAAAGATATGGGGTGTGGTATGAAGATTGCACATCTAAATGTGTTTACACGTGCCTATCTTCAAGTGGTCCATCTGAACGTGTCACTAAGACACAAACCAAATTCTTGCTTACTCATAACTGAAAGTGCACACTAAAGGAGTGAATAATCGAATCATCAATGTATATAAAAGTGATCTCTAAAATGTCTGTACATAATCggatcaaaaaatgaaaaactccCACTACTGAAATACATTCTTGGGATCTACAACTCTCATAGACGTCACATGTTCCTTAAAGAGCATAATAGGAAGACCTTTAGTGAGAGGATTCGCTATCATCTACCTCATGTCGATAAGTTCTACAGACACCTGACAATTCTGAACTCTCTCCTTCACAACAAGATacttaatgtcaatatgtttagacattgatgaatgcttgttgttgttGGAGAAGTTAACTGCAGCTGAATTATCACAATAGATTTTCAATAGTGTCGAAATCATCTGCACAACCCGTAAACCAGAGAAAAAACTCTAAAGACAGATCGCCTGACTTGTAGCTTCATGACAAGCTACATACTCTGCTTCCATGGTGGAAGATGCCATAATCAATTTTTCACACTCTTCCAAGATACggctccaccacccatcatgaatACATAGCCCAAGGTGGACTTCTTGCTGTTGACACAGCCCGCAAAAAATGCATCTGTATATCTAACCAGCTCCAAATGGTCGGATGTCCTATACGTGAGTGCGAAGCCCTTTGTCCTTTGCAGGTAGCTCAATACTTTCTTAACAGCTATCCAATGGTTtatccctggattgctaaggTACATGCCCAACATTTCAACCACAAAAGCAATATCCGGATACGTACAGacctgagcatacatgatgctccctactactaacGCATACGAAATATCTTTCATCTTGTCCATTTCTAGGTCATTCTTAGGACACTGATATTGGCCAAACCTGTCACCTTTTACAATAGGTGCTTAGCTAGGAGCACAACTTTGCATGTTAAACCTTTCTAGAACCCTATCGATATAGGCCCTCTGCGACAagccaaaagggtttcaatcgcagacgttcaatcccccactgctttttacagtgtggtccacttggatataacacatgcctcatgatgggatccacagaacttgttgacgtcaatacaccaactatatagctggtgtgaggtacgccATAGGGGTGCACATCAAATCGATAGAACCGTATAACTGGACCAGAAcaattggatcggtccggttctagagtgctaaTAGTCCGGTTCCCGTTCCAAAATTTcgagaaccgttggatacggatCGGTTCTGGTTTAGGGCTCTGTAGAACGAAATCGAACTATTGATCCTAACctttagtttaaaaaataaaaaataaaaaaacctaaatatataatcTCTCTCACCCAACTGGTGCTGCCCCTGCCCTGCCCTGCCCCTACCCTCTCTCTCGCCTGatgctgcctctctctctctctctcatatgggAAGAGCTTCATGTTGCCCTAAGGTGGGATTGCATAAGGGTCAATGGACTGCAACAGAAGACGCACTGCTAACCAAGTATATTTAGGAAAATAGAGAAGGGCATTGGAGATCTTTGCCCAAGAAAGCAGGTGTGATTTCCTTCGCCCATCTCCACATCTTTATCGTATCTTCTTTACTTTCTCAAGGTGgcttgatagtttttttttttttttttttaaatgcaaaactctctctctctctctctctctctctctctctctccgtatcTAGATGCTGCTGTGACACCTGCAAATCCctgcccagaaccgtggaaccgatccggaaccgaaccgtttttcacggtctggttccggttcaattctagggtgctaacggtctagTTCCAGTTTCAAAAATTGTAAAACCATTaggaacggtttggttccggtttcaccccaca contains:
- the LOC131228896 gene encoding secreted RxLR effector protein 161-like — translated: MDKMKDISYALVVGSIMYAQVCTYPDIAFVVEMLGMYLSNPGINHWIAVKKVLSYLQRTKGFALTYRTSDHLELVRYTDAFFAGCVNSKKSTLGYMISTLLKIYCDNSAAVNFSNNNKHSSMSKHIDIKYLVVKERVQNCQVSVELIDMR